From a region of the Alosa sapidissima isolate fAloSap1 chromosome 9, fAloSap1.pri, whole genome shotgun sequence genome:
- the LOC121718985 gene encoding uncharacterized protein LOC121718985 isoform X2 — MYGRKTMKGYLATKGIRACHMRVGAAMQAVRPHYHEGRQRGARNLNPVPYRAEYFGEKLHMDQNEKLVMFGVTHAMAIDGYSGKLVGHSTMPVKNNLVIYEEVYRKAVLGHGLWDQVRTDRGREFYLCQYVQEKLAGQRYCTARPSFLQTPSTLNHRIERLWSEVNTRVNFPIKACLQSLTDQGAINMEDDVVKFCTSQLACQVASVGLT; from the exons ATGTATGGTCGAAAAACCATGAAGGGCTACCTGGCGACCAAGGGCATTCGTGCGTGCCACATGCGAGTGGGAGCAGCAATGCAAGCTGTCCGCCCGCATTACCATGAAGGTCGCCAACGG GGAGCACGGAATCTCAACCCAGTACCTTATCGGGCGGAATATTTCGGTGAAAAACTGCACATGGACCAAAACGAAAAGTTGGTGATGTTTGGAGTGACCCATGCAATGGCAATTGATGGATACAGTGGGAAGTTGGTGGGCCACTCCACGATGCCTGTTAAGAATAACCTCGTAATATATGAGGAGgtgtacag AAAAGCAGTGCTTGGCCATGGGTTGTGGGATCAGGTAAGGAccgacagagggagagagttttACCTGTGCCAGTACGTGCAGGAGAAACTGGCAGGGCAGCGATACTGCACTGCAAGACCCTCTTTTCTGCAGACACCCTCAACATTa AACCATCGCATCGAGAGGCTATGGTCCGAG GTAAACACTAGGGTGAACTTCCCCATTAAAGCTTGCCTTCAAAGTCTAACCGACCAAGGAGCCATTAATATGGAGGATGACGTGGTGAAGTTTTGCACCTCACAGCTGGCTTGCCAAGTTGCCAGTGTTGGTCTGACCTGA
- the LOC121718985 gene encoding uncharacterized protein LOC121718985 isoform X1 codes for MALEQHEGMIRQLKEEGKTYDEISNKLLAEGVIRGASVANLKKFCKEKGLVDSRWGKVSQEELQSAVWDATGEGARNLNPVPYRAEYFGEKLHMDQNEKLVMFGVTHAMAIDGYSGKLVGHSTMPVKNNLVIYEEVYRKAVLGHGLWDQVRTDRGREFYLCQYVQEKLAGQRYCTARPSFLQTPSTLNHRIERLWSEVNTRVNFPIKACLQSLTDQGAINMEDDVVKFCTSQLACQVASVGLT; via the exons ATGGCACTGGAACAGCATGAAGGCATGATCAGGCAACTGAAGGAAGAGGGCAAAACATATGATGAAATAAGCAATAAACTCCTGGCTGAAGGGGTTATTCGAGGTGCCTCTGttgcaaatttaaaaaaattctgCAAGGAAAAGGGACTTGTGGACAGCAGGTGGGGAAAGGTGTCCCAGGAGGAGCTACAAAGTGCTGTGTGGGATGCCACTGGAGAG GGAGCACGGAATCTCAACCCAGTACCTTATCGGGCGGAATATTTCGGTGAAAAACTGCACATGGACCAAAACGAAAAGTTGGTGATGTTTGGAGTGACCCATGCAATGGCAATTGATGGATACAGTGGGAAGTTGGTGGGCCACTCCACGATGCCTGTTAAGAATAACCTCGTAATATATGAGGAGgtgtacag AAAAGCAGTGCTTGGCCATGGGTTGTGGGATCAGGTAAGGAccgacagagggagagagttttACCTGTGCCAGTACGTGCAGGAGAAACTGGCAGGGCAGCGATACTGCACTGCAAGACCCTCTTTTCTGCAGACACCCTCAACATTa AACCATCGCATCGAGAGGCTATGGTCCGAG GTAAACACTAGGGTGAACTTCCCCATTAAAGCTTGCCTTCAAAGTCTAACCGACCAAGGAGCCATTAATATGGAGGATGACGTGGTGAAGTTTTGCACCTCACAGCTGGCTTGCCAAGTTGCCAGTGTTGGTCTGACCTGA
- the LOC121718991 gene encoding uncharacterized protein LOC121718991: protein MNSVILHFSAHSATVSIRLLDLTVDNVARIFQLVPDTIYLKDRENGTLVLPYNGIFTNTVGAEYDVEGRPSTEAGPQFRFPPGRLPAAGPAPGPRPPRPSPSPATYTRNVVVATLVDGAWEEASLTVRFSADQATVQGIQDLVRAALDARSVVLADGQGRRLIPSAGTEGLEYWRRGSRKVVAYRGEDFPNKRSGRRSTTEMVRAEVARVQQER, encoded by the exons ATGAATTCAGTAATTCTCCACTTCAGTGCACATTCAGCAACGGTCAGCATTAGACTGTTGGACCTAACGGTGGACAACGTGGCCAGGATATTCCAG CTTGTCCCTGACACTATTTATTTAAAAGACCGGGAGAATGGAACTTTAGTCCTCCCATATAATGGGATTTTTACCAACACGGTGGGAGCGGAGTATGATGTGGAGGGAAGGCCCTCCACCGAAGCGGGGCCACAGTTCCGCTTCCCCCCTGGCCGTCTCCCTGCTGCTGGCCCTGCACCGGGACCAAGACCCCCACGCCCCTCCCCATCACCGGCCACCTACACGAG gAATGTTGTGGTGGCCACATTAGTGGACGGGGCGTGGGAGGAGGCGAGCCTCACTGTCCGCTTCAGTGCGGACCAGGCGACGGTGCAGGGCATCCAGGACCTGGTCAGGGCGGCGCTGGATGCAAGGAGCGTCGTCCTGGCCGACGGCCAGGGGAGAAGGCTTATCCCCTCCGCCGGCACTGAAG GGTTGGAGTATTGGCGGAGGGGCTCAAGGAAGGTGGTGGCCTACAGGGGGGAGGACTTCCCTAACAAACGTTCCGGACGCCG GTCAACCACCGAGATGGTTCGTGCTGAGGTGGCAAGGGTACAGCAGGAAAGGTAG